The following proteins are encoded in a genomic region of Populus nigra chromosome 16, ddPopNigr1.1, whole genome shotgun sequence:
- the LOC133676125 gene encoding protein IQ-DOMAIN 23-like, translated as MGFFRRLFGAKKKSRSSKTKPSLSQSKKVDQILLSTTPYDANNLDANKHAIAVAAATAAVAEAALAAAQAAAEVVRLTSGGGGGGANVLGGSHRRFVEEVSAVKIQSAFRGYLARRALRALKALVKLQALVRGHIVRKQTADMLRRMQTLVRLQARARASRSHVSDSWHTTSKSSHSRYAVPASPSKDHLFRASSTKFDGPSILKRCGSNANFRESIDFDKVKLGSNWLERWMEESLWNDHGSNPLRNRHADDERSDKILEVDTWKPHVKSQQSNRTFQTSQHALASDHNNQSFMTFDSPSKISKKAPNPMPSIPSGEILYSLKLPLGNDEAVSRTAENSPRLFSATSRPGSSGRKGGGHFTPTRSECSWGFFNGYPGYPNYMSNTESSRAKVRSQSAPRQRLEFEKYGSSRRSVQGYYDADIRSERGFAQNTELPSGYSNRLGTSNLR; from the exons ATGGGTTTTTTCCGGCGACTTTTTGGTGCCAAGAAGAAGTCTAGatcttcaaaaacaaaaccctcTTTGTCACAGTCCAAGAAGGTTGATCAAATTTTGTTATCAACTACTCCTTATGATGCTAATAATTTGGATGCTAATAAGCATGCAATAGCTGTGGCAGCTGCTACTGCTGCTGTTGCTGAAGCTGCACTCGCTGCTGCACAAGCGGCTGCTGAGGTTGTTAGATTGactagtggtggtggtggtggtggtgctaaTGTTCTTGGTGGCAGTCACCGCCGGTTTGTGGAGGAAGTGTCGGCGGTTAAAATTCAATCTGCCTTTCGTGGTTATTTG GCAAGGAGGGCACTAAGGGCACTAAAAGCATTGGTGAAGCTTCAAGCCTTAGTGAGAGGCCACATTGTGAGAAAGCAAACAGCAGACATGCTTAGGCGTATGCAAACATTAGTGAGACTGCAGGCTCGAGCCCGTGCTAGTCGCAGTCATGTCTCTGACTCTTGGCATACTACTAGCAAGTCCTCCCATTCTCGATATGCT GTCCCGGCAAGTCCTTCCAAGGATCACCTGTTTCGTGCTTCTAGTACCAAATTTGATGGCCCCTCAATTCTCAAG AGATGTGGTTCAAATGCAAACTTTAGGGAGAGCATTGACTTTGACAAAGTAAAATTGGGTTCAAATTGGCTAGAACGTTGGATGGAAGAAAGTTTATGGAATGATCATGGCAGCAATCCACTGAGAAATCGACATGCTGATGACGAGAGGAGTGACAAGATCCTTGAAGTAGACACTTGGAAGCCCCATGTGAAATCCCAACAAAGTAATCGAACATTTCAGACTTCACAGCATGCTTTGGCTTCAGATCATAACAATCAGAGCTTTATGACATTTGACTCTCcatcaaaaatatcaaaaaaagcaCCAAATCCAATGCCGAGCATCCCTTCAGGAGAAATTTTGTACTCTCTTAAATTACCCCTAGGAAATGATGAAGCAGTTTCAAGGACAGCTGAGAATAGCCCTCGTCTGTTTTCTGCAACATCTAGACCTGGAAGTAGTGGTAGAAAAGGTGGAGGCCATTTTACGCCCACAAGGAGTGAGTGCTCTTGGGGCTTCTTTAATGGATACCCTGGTTACCCCAACTACATGTCTAACACAGAATCATCTCGAGCCAAGGTTAGGTCACAAAGTGCCCCAAGGCAGAGGCTTGAGTTTGAGAAATACGGTTCAAGCAGAAGATCTGTTCAAGGGTATTATGATGCAGACATTCGATCAGAAAGGGGTTTTGCTCAAAATACTGAACTTCCTTCTGGCTACTCGAATAGATTAGGTACTTCCAACTTAAGGTGA